A window from Corythoichthys intestinalis isolate RoL2023-P3 chromosome 10, ASM3026506v1, whole genome shotgun sequence encodes these proteins:
- the LOC130923392 gene encoding zinc finger CCCH domain-containing protein 6 isoform X2 codes for MKEESVCTLSLSRHETPEDGELEDGEIDDEGIGIEEENKEAPEVFENEEKQKEKERDKEKEKSHRHSRKRYKKTKEKRRSKRRRRDRQKHHSSSSSSSSDSYDSDYDRPGRPKNRPSHGSGRDCDVQNVQHGRDQKGSRGSLQKSPPHKNSNFDKYSDYSDDNYDYEDEEDPYDGESEYMQSKDSTSGPGKGRYPKEQMGRRGNMRGLKQFGQRGRGRGIGSGRGRGSLNKKIKGGKPWMGRGGRGRGVDQDMEDIAPEVKNSGFQKKRLVMSKEFISQHTVEHNGRYICKYFLEGRCIKGEQCKFEHELVIPDKKKELCKFYLQGYCSKGDHCIYMHSEYPCKFFHTGAKCYQGENCKFSHDDLTDVTKELLNKIINTEEENAREDELELEDLRKQGIAPLPKPPPGVGLLPTPGHSSPTDDSSQAGKIPSIFEISVQPTVDLAHKIGLNESNCPDPNEDTDQFSGRPEETQSGALVSPGSDTTTIPSLGPPGTVGYPTGPPMSAQSPPGQQMPHGYPMQQPIPSGQTPVFHGNTNCQRPPFPAVPELQMLQSLFPFPPVAQNPLELLNNLLQKQSVSHQVEPGINQIQNLQQQIPDVQLQSLPSAVQKAIILHLTQQQAASKPCESNPQGAESQDDRNTNRDEITNWYSSDEEGGSSVTSILKSLKRQTEMQQSKTTTPVTTAPLGDPRLVKERTQPSDPRVKADPRQRPPDMKKESDAGMDPRLSRDPRKPRHVESSSYRQQNQSTGQKKLTGDEDEEGERELRDRAVLIPLEASPGVMLRDPRCQLKQFSHIRVDILLQRPAFALTVVWAPEDLIPSPIPKQEHSINLPLPPLIADAQMNRTSVSDHSLPTSPTLTDPRLAAARLKERFARLPSGSSMDRPVDPRQIKNLDPRLKRTGSLDSKLPGQKEAPAEEVLEPELQKTNISSSLSERLPPYAPRLASSGGVLESPTRILGGISLYDPRNQTEPFQKDQVDPPRRAGILKHPVKKDTPPTQPASPSHVSQDETKNTEAASNHNQTVRDSSPPPHQDCISTPHAVHNLPVQAVAGLIRPQYAEGRQAKLVGPGSAEVAEEQKEQKEVLVDEPKQMREEELEDRTLKEVFKTFDPTASPFSQ; via the exons ATGAAAGAGGAGAGTGTCTGTACACTGTCTCTGTCGAGACATGAAACACC AGAGGATGGGGAGTTGGAAGATGGAGAAATTGACGATGAGGGAATAGGGATAGAGGAAGAAAACAAGGAGGCTCCAGAGGTGTTTGAAAACGAAGAAAAGCAAAAGGAGAAGGAACGGGACAAAGAAAAGGAAAAGTCACACCGGCACTCAAGGAAACGCTACAAAAAGACCAAGGAGAAGAGAAGGTCGAAAAGGAGGAGACGGGACAGACAAAAA CATCACTCTTCTTCAAGTAGCTCCAGTTCTGACAGCTATGACTCAGATTATGACCGTCCAGGGAGACCCAAAAACAGGCCCAGTCATGGATCTGGACGCGATTGTGACGTTCAGAATGTTCAG CATGGAAGAGACCAGAAAGGGTCGCGCGGTAGCTTGCAGAAGTCACCGCCTCACAAAAACTCAAATTTCGACAAATATAGTGATTACAGCGATGACAACTACGACTACGAAGATGAGGAGGATCCCTATGATGGGGAATCcgagtacatgcagtctaaagatTCAACATCTGGCCCGGGAAAAGGCCGCTATCCGAAGGAGCAGATGGGGAGGAGGGGGAACATGAGGGGCCTGAAACAAT TTGGGCAAAGAGGAAGAGGCAGAGGAATTGGATCTGGCAGAGGACGAGGGTCGCTTAACAAAAAGATTAAGGGGGGGAAACCCTGGATGGGACGTGGGGGACGTGGCAGAGGGGTTGACCAGGACATGGAAGACATAGCTCCT GAAGTCAAAAATTCTGGTTTTCAGAAGAAGAGACTCGTTATGAGCAAAGAATTCATCAGTCAACACACGGTGGAACACAATGGAAGATACATTTGCAAGTATTTCCTGGAGGGTCGCTGCATCAAG GGAGAGCAGTGTAAATTTGAACATGAACTGGTCATCCCGGATAAGAAGAAAGAACTTTGTAAATTCTATCTCCAGGGATATTGCAGCAAAGGAGACCATTGCATTTACATGCACA GTGAATATCCTTGCAAGTTCTTTCATACTGGAGCCAAGTGCTATCAAGGGGAGAACTGCAAATTTTCCCATGATGATCTCACTGATGTGACAAAAGAGTTGCTCAATAAG ATCATTAATACTGAGGAGGAGAACGCCCGTGAGGATGAGTTGGAGCTGGAGGACTTGAGAAAACAAGGCATCGCCCCACTTCCAAAGCCGCCTCCAGGTGTGGGCCTGCTCCCCACGCCGGGTCACAGCAGCCCAACAGATGATTCTTCTCAGGCAGGGAAGATTCCTTCCATCTTTGAAATAAGTGTTCAACCGACTGTTGACCTAGCTCATAAGATTGGTTTAAA TGAGTCCAACTGCCCCGATCCCAATGAAGACACTGACCAGTTTAGTGGAAGACCGGAGGAAACACAGAGTGGAGCTTTGGTGTCTCCAGGCTCTGATACTACCACAATCCCTTCCTTGGGGCCACCAGGCACCGTTGGCTACCCAACTGGACCACCCATGAGTGCCCAGAGTCCTCCTGGACAGCAGATGCCACATGGATACCCAATGCAGCAGCCAATCCCATCTGGTCAGACACCAGTGTTTCATGGAAATACCAACTGTCAGAGGCCTCCATTCCCTGCAGTACCTGAACTTCAGATGTTGCAGAGCCTCTTCCCTTTTCCACCAGTGGCCCAGAACCCACTAGAGCTTCTCAACAACTTGCTGCAAAAACAGTCTGTGAGCCATCAAG tGGAACCCGGAATAAACCAGATCCAGAACCTCCAGCAGCAGATTCCAGATGTCCAGTTACAGTCTTTACCTTCAGCAGTGCAGAAAGCCATTATTCTACACCTGACCCAGCAACAGGCAGCGTCAAAGCCATGTGAGAGCAATCCGCAGGGAGCAGAGAGTCAAGATGATAGGAATACAAACAGAG ACGAAATAACAAACTGGTACTCCAGTGACGAAGAGGGCGGGAGCAGTGTCACGTCAATCCTAAAATCTCTCAAGAGGCAGACTGAGATGCAGCAGTCCAAGACCACAACACCAGTCACTACAGCACCTCTGGGTGACCCTCGACTTGTCAAGGAGCGAACTCAACCAAGTGACCCACGTGTGAAGGCAGATCCCCGGCAGAGAcctccagatatgaaaaaggagTCTGATGCAGGTATGGATCCACGACTATCCAGGGACCCTAGGAAACCGAGACATGTCGAGTCGAGTTCCTACCGCCAGCAAAACCAGTCAACTGGCCAAAAAAAGCTCACTGGAGATGAGGATGAGGAAGGGGAGAGGGAACTCCGTGACAGAGCAGTCCTTATCCCATTGGAGGCCAGTCCGGGTGTGATGCTGCGAGACCCCCGCTGCCAACTGAAGCAGTTTAGCCATATTCGCGTGGATATTTTGCTTCAACGCCCGGCTTTCGCTTTAACAGTAGTTTGGGCCCCTGAAGACTTAATCCCATCTCCGATACCAAAACAGGAGCACTCCATCAATTTACCACTGCCACCTCTGATCGCTGACGCTCAGATGAACAGAACAAGTGTTTCGGACCACTCCCTTCCGACAAGCCCTACGCTGACTGACCCCAGATTGGCGGCGGCTCGTTTAAAGGAACGTTTTGCTCGTTTGCCTTCTGGATCCTCAATGGATAGACCTGTAGATCCACGTCAGATAAAGAATTTAGACCCCAGACTCAAACGTACAGGAAGTCTGGATTCCAAGCTGCCGGGTCAGAAGGAAGCCCCTGCAGAGGAAGTTTTGGAACCTGAGTTGCAAAAGACCAACATTAGCTCCTCTCTTTCTGAGAGACTGCCGCCCTATGCGCCACGGTTAGCTTCCTCAGGGGGAGTCCTGGAAAGTCCCACGAGAATCCTAGGAGGGATCAGTCTGTATGACCCCCGCAATCAGACTGAGCCATTTCAAAAGGATCAAGTAGACCCTCCTAGAAGAGCGGGTATTCTCAAACATCCAGTGAAGAAAGACACTCCTCCAACACAACCTGCCTCCCCGAGTCATGTCTCGCAGGATGAGACAAAAAACACGGAAGCTGCCTCTAATCACAATCAGACCGTGCGTGACTCCTCACCTCCACCCCACCAAGACTGCATCAGCACCCCTCACGCAGTACATAATTTGCCGGTTCAAGCGGTGGCAGGCCTGATCAGACCTCAGTATGCTGAGGGCAGGCAGGCCAAACTGGTAGGACCAGGTTCAGCAGAGGTTGCCGAGGAACAGAAGGAGCAAAAAGAAGTTCTGGTTGATGAACCCAAGCAGATGAGGGAGGAAGAGCTGGAAGACAGGACTCTCAAAGAGGTCTTCAAAACCTTTGACCCCACAGCGTCTCCTTTCTCCCAGTAA
- the LOC130923392 gene encoding zinc finger CCCH domain-containing protein 6 isoform X1, whose product MASVSLVSSPPVPVFDKNMTDSELAGDEREDGELEDGEIDDEGIGIEEENKEAPEVFENEEKQKEKERDKEKEKSHRHSRKRYKKTKEKRRSKRRRRDRQKHHSSSSSSSSDSYDSDYDRPGRPKNRPSHGSGRDCDVQNVQHGRDQKGSRGSLQKSPPHKNSNFDKYSDYSDDNYDYEDEEDPYDGESEYMQSKDSTSGPGKGRYPKEQMGRRGNMRGLKQFGQRGRGRGIGSGRGRGSLNKKIKGGKPWMGRGGRGRGVDQDMEDIAPEVKNSGFQKKRLVMSKEFISQHTVEHNGRYICKYFLEGRCIKGEQCKFEHELVIPDKKKELCKFYLQGYCSKGDHCIYMHSEYPCKFFHTGAKCYQGENCKFSHDDLTDVTKELLNKIINTEEENAREDELELEDLRKQGIAPLPKPPPGVGLLPTPGHSSPTDDSSQAGKIPSIFEISVQPTVDLAHKIGLNESNCPDPNEDTDQFSGRPEETQSGALVSPGSDTTTIPSLGPPGTVGYPTGPPMSAQSPPGQQMPHGYPMQQPIPSGQTPVFHGNTNCQRPPFPAVPELQMLQSLFPFPPVAQNPLELLNNLLQKQSVSHQVEPGINQIQNLQQQIPDVQLQSLPSAVQKAIILHLTQQQAASKPCESNPQGAESQDDRNTNRDEITNWYSSDEEGGSSVTSILKSLKRQTEMQQSKTTTPVTTAPLGDPRLVKERTQPSDPRVKADPRQRPPDMKKESDAGMDPRLSRDPRKPRHVESSSYRQQNQSTGQKKLTGDEDEEGERELRDRAVLIPLEASPGVMLRDPRCQLKQFSHIRVDILLQRPAFALTVVWAPEDLIPSPIPKQEHSINLPLPPLIADAQMNRTSVSDHSLPTSPTLTDPRLAAARLKERFARLPSGSSMDRPVDPRQIKNLDPRLKRTGSLDSKLPGQKEAPAEEVLEPELQKTNISSSLSERLPPYAPRLASSGGVLESPTRILGGISLYDPRNQTEPFQKDQVDPPRRAGILKHPVKKDTPPTQPASPSHVSQDETKNTEAASNHNQTVRDSSPPPHQDCISTPHAVHNLPVQAVAGLIRPQYAEGRQAKLVGPGSAEVAEEQKEQKEVLVDEPKQMREEELEDRTLKEVFKTFDPTASPFSQ is encoded by the exons ATGGCCTCTGTGAGCCTCGTTTCCAGTCCCCCAGTCcccgtttttgacaaaaatatgaCAGACTCTGAGCTGGCAGGGGACGAAAG AGAGGATGGGGAGTTGGAAGATGGAGAAATTGACGATGAGGGAATAGGGATAGAGGAAGAAAACAAGGAGGCTCCAGAGGTGTTTGAAAACGAAGAAAAGCAAAAGGAGAAGGAACGGGACAAAGAAAAGGAAAAGTCACACCGGCACTCAAGGAAACGCTACAAAAAGACCAAGGAGAAGAGAAGGTCGAAAAGGAGGAGACGGGACAGACAAAAA CATCACTCTTCTTCAAGTAGCTCCAGTTCTGACAGCTATGACTCAGATTATGACCGTCCAGGGAGACCCAAAAACAGGCCCAGTCATGGATCTGGACGCGATTGTGACGTTCAGAATGTTCAG CATGGAAGAGACCAGAAAGGGTCGCGCGGTAGCTTGCAGAAGTCACCGCCTCACAAAAACTCAAATTTCGACAAATATAGTGATTACAGCGATGACAACTACGACTACGAAGATGAGGAGGATCCCTATGATGGGGAATCcgagtacatgcagtctaaagatTCAACATCTGGCCCGGGAAAAGGCCGCTATCCGAAGGAGCAGATGGGGAGGAGGGGGAACATGAGGGGCCTGAAACAAT TTGGGCAAAGAGGAAGAGGCAGAGGAATTGGATCTGGCAGAGGACGAGGGTCGCTTAACAAAAAGATTAAGGGGGGGAAACCCTGGATGGGACGTGGGGGACGTGGCAGAGGGGTTGACCAGGACATGGAAGACATAGCTCCT GAAGTCAAAAATTCTGGTTTTCAGAAGAAGAGACTCGTTATGAGCAAAGAATTCATCAGTCAACACACGGTGGAACACAATGGAAGATACATTTGCAAGTATTTCCTGGAGGGTCGCTGCATCAAG GGAGAGCAGTGTAAATTTGAACATGAACTGGTCATCCCGGATAAGAAGAAAGAACTTTGTAAATTCTATCTCCAGGGATATTGCAGCAAAGGAGACCATTGCATTTACATGCACA GTGAATATCCTTGCAAGTTCTTTCATACTGGAGCCAAGTGCTATCAAGGGGAGAACTGCAAATTTTCCCATGATGATCTCACTGATGTGACAAAAGAGTTGCTCAATAAG ATCATTAATACTGAGGAGGAGAACGCCCGTGAGGATGAGTTGGAGCTGGAGGACTTGAGAAAACAAGGCATCGCCCCACTTCCAAAGCCGCCTCCAGGTGTGGGCCTGCTCCCCACGCCGGGTCACAGCAGCCCAACAGATGATTCTTCTCAGGCAGGGAAGATTCCTTCCATCTTTGAAATAAGTGTTCAACCGACTGTTGACCTAGCTCATAAGATTGGTTTAAA TGAGTCCAACTGCCCCGATCCCAATGAAGACACTGACCAGTTTAGTGGAAGACCGGAGGAAACACAGAGTGGAGCTTTGGTGTCTCCAGGCTCTGATACTACCACAATCCCTTCCTTGGGGCCACCAGGCACCGTTGGCTACCCAACTGGACCACCCATGAGTGCCCAGAGTCCTCCTGGACAGCAGATGCCACATGGATACCCAATGCAGCAGCCAATCCCATCTGGTCAGACACCAGTGTTTCATGGAAATACCAACTGTCAGAGGCCTCCATTCCCTGCAGTACCTGAACTTCAGATGTTGCAGAGCCTCTTCCCTTTTCCACCAGTGGCCCAGAACCCACTAGAGCTTCTCAACAACTTGCTGCAAAAACAGTCTGTGAGCCATCAAG tGGAACCCGGAATAAACCAGATCCAGAACCTCCAGCAGCAGATTCCAGATGTCCAGTTACAGTCTTTACCTTCAGCAGTGCAGAAAGCCATTATTCTACACCTGACCCAGCAACAGGCAGCGTCAAAGCCATGTGAGAGCAATCCGCAGGGAGCAGAGAGTCAAGATGATAGGAATACAAACAGAG ACGAAATAACAAACTGGTACTCCAGTGACGAAGAGGGCGGGAGCAGTGTCACGTCAATCCTAAAATCTCTCAAGAGGCAGACTGAGATGCAGCAGTCCAAGACCACAACACCAGTCACTACAGCACCTCTGGGTGACCCTCGACTTGTCAAGGAGCGAACTCAACCAAGTGACCCACGTGTGAAGGCAGATCCCCGGCAGAGAcctccagatatgaaaaaggagTCTGATGCAGGTATGGATCCACGACTATCCAGGGACCCTAGGAAACCGAGACATGTCGAGTCGAGTTCCTACCGCCAGCAAAACCAGTCAACTGGCCAAAAAAAGCTCACTGGAGATGAGGATGAGGAAGGGGAGAGGGAACTCCGTGACAGAGCAGTCCTTATCCCATTGGAGGCCAGTCCGGGTGTGATGCTGCGAGACCCCCGCTGCCAACTGAAGCAGTTTAGCCATATTCGCGTGGATATTTTGCTTCAACGCCCGGCTTTCGCTTTAACAGTAGTTTGGGCCCCTGAAGACTTAATCCCATCTCCGATACCAAAACAGGAGCACTCCATCAATTTACCACTGCCACCTCTGATCGCTGACGCTCAGATGAACAGAACAAGTGTTTCGGACCACTCCCTTCCGACAAGCCCTACGCTGACTGACCCCAGATTGGCGGCGGCTCGTTTAAAGGAACGTTTTGCTCGTTTGCCTTCTGGATCCTCAATGGATAGACCTGTAGATCCACGTCAGATAAAGAATTTAGACCCCAGACTCAAACGTACAGGAAGTCTGGATTCCAAGCTGCCGGGTCAGAAGGAAGCCCCTGCAGAGGAAGTTTTGGAACCTGAGTTGCAAAAGACCAACATTAGCTCCTCTCTTTCTGAGAGACTGCCGCCCTATGCGCCACGGTTAGCTTCCTCAGGGGGAGTCCTGGAAAGTCCCACGAGAATCCTAGGAGGGATCAGTCTGTATGACCCCCGCAATCAGACTGAGCCATTTCAAAAGGATCAAGTAGACCCTCCTAGAAGAGCGGGTATTCTCAAACATCCAGTGAAGAAAGACACTCCTCCAACACAACCTGCCTCCCCGAGTCATGTCTCGCAGGATGAGACAAAAAACACGGAAGCTGCCTCTAATCACAATCAGACCGTGCGTGACTCCTCACCTCCACCCCACCAAGACTGCATCAGCACCCCTCACGCAGTACATAATTTGCCGGTTCAAGCGGTGGCAGGCCTGATCAGACCTCAGTATGCTGAGGGCAGGCAGGCCAAACTGGTAGGACCAGGTTCAGCAGAGGTTGCCGAGGAACAGAAGGAGCAAAAAGAAGTTCTGGTTGATGAACCCAAGCAGATGAGGGAGGAAGAGCTGGAAGACAGGACTCTCAAAGAGGTCTTCAAAACCTTTGACCCCACAGCGTCTCCTTTCTCCCAGTAA